ATGACATTAATGATGGGAAAGCAGAATTAGGTTTAGTGCAAAATGATATTGCTTTTTACGCACACGAAGGTTCAGCGATGTTTACGGAAGTAACGAATAACTTTTACGGAGTAGCAACACTGTATCCGGAGGTTGTTCAAATCGTAACTTCAGCTGATAGTGGTATTGTAACAGTAGAAGATTTAAGAGGTAAACGTGTTGCTGTAGGTGACCAAGGTTCAGGTACTGAAGCAAATGCGAAACAAATCCTAGAAGTCCATGGAATTACCTATGATGACTTAAATATTGAGTTTATGAGTTTTGGTGACGCATCCGGTGGTATCCAAGATGGGAACATTGATGCAGCGTTTATTACGGCTGGTACGCCAACGGGGGCAATCGAAGCTCTAAAAGCTAGTAGAGAAGTACGCATTGTTAGCATTAGCCCTGACAAGATTAAAGAACTAACGGATAAATATCCATACTACACTCACTTTGATTTACCAAGCAGTGTTTATGGAACAAGTAGCGATGCTACAACTGTTGCGGTTCAAGCAATGATCATTGCGAGCAAATCTTTATCAGATGATCAAGTCTATGCAATGACAAAAGCGATTTTTGAGAACCTAGATGTAATAGAAGCAACTCATGCTCGTGGTAAGGATATTACTCTTGGGACGGCTTTGGATGGTATGTCAATTGAGCTTCACCCAGGAGCAAAACGTTATTTTGATGAAGCAAAGTAAGATAGGAGAAAGGGCATTGCAAGTTTGCAATGTCCTTTTCAAACAAAAGAAACTAGTATTCGGTCTACTTTTCATATGTCTGTGTCTGTTTCTAGTATTGCTACCTCGTAATCATGAAGTATTAGTCATCGAAGAAGCTAAGACTGGAAACATTCTGTGGGCACATGAAATAAGCAGAGATGAATGGTTTCACCACCAATACATTCATTCTGTTGA
The Anaerobacillus alkaliphilus DNA segment above includes these coding regions:
- a CDS encoding TAXI family TRAP transporter solute-binding subunit, whose translation is MKRYSLLLVLLLAVGMVLAACGSSNSGSDGEWVSDVTILTGGEQGVYFPLGGAMARIISENVDGVTATGVVSGASVVNSNDINDGKAELGLVQNDIAFYAHEGSAMFTEVTNNFYGVATLYPEVVQIVTSADSGIVTVEDLRGKRVAVGDQGSGTEANAKQILEVHGITYDDLNIEFMSFGDASGGIQDGNIDAAFITAGTPTGAIEALKASREVRIVSISPDKIKELTDKYPYYTHFDLPSSVYGTSSDATTVAVQAMIIASKSLSDDQVYAMTKAIFENLDVIEATHARGKDITLGTALDGMSIELHPGAKRYFDEAK